The following proteins are encoded in a genomic region of Dialister hominis:
- a CDS encoding zinc metalloprotease HtpX, whose product MNRVKSVILLTLLSVILMAIGGAFGGRSGAFTMLLVSFGINFITYWNCDKIALAQYDAKYVSPQDVPELYDLVGKLCQNAKIPMPKLYVIPTDVPNAFATGRNVNHAAVAITEGLLSRLNKDELAGVISHELSHIRHHDTLIMTLAASIASAIGYIAQMAQWFTIFGGRDENGERMNPVALIVTIVLAPLAATLIQFALSRSREYMADASGAEISGKPLALASALEKLDNYAHHVVMPGAKPATSGLFIINPLSAVGGIENLFSTHPSTADRVKRLREIAARMH is encoded by the coding sequence TTGAACAGAGTCAAATCAGTTATTCTGCTGACACTGCTCAGCGTAATCCTAATGGCAATTGGCGGTGCCTTTGGCGGCAGATCGGGAGCATTTACAATGCTTCTGGTATCTTTTGGCATTAATTTTATTACTTACTGGAACTGTGATAAAATTGCTTTGGCACAGTATGATGCCAAGTATGTATCACCTCAGGATGTTCCTGAATTGTACGATCTGGTTGGAAAGCTTTGCCAAAATGCAAAGATACCTATGCCGAAACTTTATGTAATTCCTACAGATGTCCCTAATGCTTTTGCAACTGGCCGTAATGTAAATCATGCAGCAGTAGCAATAACGGAAGGACTTCTTTCCAGATTAAATAAAGATGAATTGGCCGGAGTAATAAGTCATGAGTTGTCACACATTCGACATCATGATACACTTATAATGACTCTAGCAGCATCTATTGCTTCGGCAATAGGCTATATTGCACAGATGGCACAGTGGTTCACAATTTTTGGCGGGCGTGATGAGAATGGCGAACGTATGAATCCTGTAGCATTAATTGTTACAATAGTGCTTGCTCCATTGGCAGCAACGCTGATTCAGTTCGCACTTTCCCGTTCCAGAGAATATATGGCTGATGCATCAGGCGCTGAAATTTCAGGGAAGCCGCTTGCACTTGCCAGTGCTCTCGAAAAACTGGATAATTATGCCCATCATGTAGTTATGCCCGGTGCTAAGCCGGCTACTAGTGGCTTGTTTATCATTAACCCTCTTTCTGCGGTTGGTGGTATTGAAAATTTATTTTCTACGCATCCATCTACGGCGGATCGTGTGAAAAGACTGCGTGAAATCGCAGCAAGAATGCATTAA
- a CDS encoding cob(I)yrinic acid a,c-diamide adenosyltransferase produces MSKVYTRTGDRGKTSLYTGERVSKDSLRVEAYGSVDEADSVLGQARAFAVHENVKSTIYKLQKDLWMLMADVASVGNEPNIKPEDVTELERLIDSYTESLQPLDHFLVPGETKSESFLNAARSVVRRAERAMWRLNESEPVNEVDIRYLNRLSDLCFTLGRYESEVK; encoded by the coding sequence ATGTCGAAAGTATACACGCGTACAGGAGATAGAGGTAAAACAAGTCTTTATACCGGAGAGCGTGTTTCTAAAGATAGTTTACGCGTTGAAGCCTATGGCTCGGTAGATGAGGCAGACTCCGTTCTTGGGCAGGCAAGGGCTTTTGCAGTTCATGAAAATGTAAAATCTACAATTTATAAGCTGCAAAAAGATCTTTGGATGCTCATGGCTGATGTTGCCAGTGTAGGTAATGAACCTAATATCAAGCCAGAGGACGTAACTGAGTTGGAACGTCTGATTGACAGTTACACAGAATCATTACAGCCGTTGGATCATTTCCTCGTTCCAGGCGAAACAAAGAGTGAAAGTTTCCTGAACGCAGCAAGAAGTGTTGTCAGACGAGCTGAAAGGGCAATGTGGAGACTTAATGAATCAGAACCTGTAAATGAAGTGGACATACGTTATCTTAATCGACTTTCAGATCTTTGCTTTACTTTGGGAAGATACGAATCTGAAGTAAAGTAA
- the thrB gene encoding homoserine kinase produces MMARGKTYIVRVPATTANIGSGFDTLGMSLGLYNVVQFVPDENVKLEDTMIDAEGEGVDQITTGLDNMIIKAMDVTASKAGRTLPGGSMYLINRIPFARGLGSSSAALASGVFLANLLMGEPFNRKELLDITAEMEGHPDNAAPAILGGFCMALIENGNVVAERIDIPSQWKAVVAIPDFELHTEKARAVLPASYVRSDVVHNIGAVSFLMAAFMYNKPEYLKFGLDDHVHVPYRLGLIPGSEEVIRSSVKAGAYGATISGSGPTIIAFSPSDKAHLVGESMVSTFKHHGITSSYIVLDFDQSGISAV; encoded by the coding sequence ATGATGGCAAGAGGTAAAACATATATAGTCCGCGTCCCGGCAACAACAGCGAATATAGGAAGCGGATTTGATACACTGGGGATGTCTCTGGGACTTTATAATGTGGTGCAGTTCGTACCTGATGAGAATGTCAAGCTTGAGGATACGATGATTGATGCAGAAGGCGAAGGTGTCGATCAGATTACTACAGGCCTGGATAATATGATTATTAAGGCTATGGATGTTACCGCTTCCAAAGCAGGGCGCACACTTCCTGGCGGCAGTATGTACCTGATCAACAGAATTCCTTTTGCAAGAGGGCTGGGAAGCAGTTCAGCAGCACTTGCCTCCGGGGTTTTCCTTGCGAATCTGCTGATGGGAGAACCTTTCAACAGGAAAGAACTTCTTGATATAACGGCTGAAATGGAAGGCCACCCTGATAATGCAGCTCCTGCAATTTTAGGCGGTTTCTGCATGGCTCTTATAGAGAATGGAAATGTCGTAGCTGAGCGCATCGATATTCCCTCTCAATGGAAGGCAGTCGTCGCTATACCTGATTTTGAGCTGCATACAGAAAAAGCCCGTGCGGTTTTGCCTGCATCTTATGTCAGAAGTGATGTTGTCCATAACATAGGTGCCGTATCATTTTTAATGGCAGCCTTTATGTATAACAAGCCAGAATATCTTAAGTTTGGTCTGGACGATCATGTTCATGTTCCTTATCGTTTAGGTCTTATACCAGGTTCGGAAGAAGTCATAAGAAGCAGTGTAAAAGCTGGTGCTTATGGAGCGACGATAAGCGGATCCGGTCCTACCATTATTGCATTTTCGCCATCGGATAAAGCACATCTTGTTGGTGAAAGCATGGTGAGTACTTTCAAGCATCATGGAATAACATCTTCATATATCGTGCTTGACTTTGACCAGTCCGGGATCAGTGCGGTCTGA
- the ndk gene encoding nucleoside-diphosphate kinase — translation MSAIEKTLVLVKPDGVKKHICGEVISRFERKGLEVEAIKMIQVPEELAKKHYEEHEGKGFFKDLIAFITSGPVLVMVIKGENAVAAVRQINGATDPLKAVPGSIRGDFATSIDENVVHASDAPETAEREIGLWFPELKK, via the coding sequence ATGTCAGCTATTGAAAAAACTCTTGTTCTTGTAAAACCGGATGGTGTTAAAAAACATATTTGTGGTGAAGTCATCTCCCGTTTTGAAAGAAAAGGCCTGGAAGTTGAAGCTATTAAAATGATTCAGGTTCCGGAAGAATTGGCAAAGAAACATTATGAAGAACATGAAGGAAAAGGATTCTTCAAGGATCTTATCGCTTTCATCACTTCTGGTCCTGTACTCGTTATGGTTATCAAAGGTGAAAACGCAGTTGCTGCTGTCCGCCAAATCAACGGCGCTACCGATCCGCTGAAAGCTGTACCAGGCTCCATCCGTGGTGATTTCGCAACTTCTATTGATGAAAATGTCGTTCATGCATCTGATGCTCCAGAAACAGCAGAAAGAGAAATCGGTCTTTGGTTCCCTGAATTAAAGAAATAA
- a CDS encoding DUF3656 domain-containing U32 family peptidase: MELLAPAGSPEHLIAALDGGADAVYLGGKSFSARKFAGNFSPEEMQDAVRLAHTRGVAVYVTLNTLIGDIEMESLKEYLVFLSSINIDGLLIQDLGCIDLIKELAPNIPLHASTQMTVSNLAGVKFLESLGFKRVVLSRELSLTEIRNIVSSCSVEIEVFIHGALCVCYSGQCLMSSFSGGRSGNRGACAQPCRKPYELVDLSGQTINKEKGRYILSLKDLIGLDSVPQLLDAGVKSLKIEGRMKSPEYVYNTVSAYRKAIDAAEEGAVFKDHGKEVIRLKSEFNRGYTTGYLDDDISADMVTEFAPGNRGIEAGVVRNIHHDEFEFASAADIRRQSATGITFISNKRTIEFVPMKNVYRKGRGIYQVKTKIRPMTKGQVFWILDPEKNTYTLKDMDQKILIDASLSAKPDRNVELIIRDQDGNVAKITSSYIAQTAMHGATQDSIVREQLSRLGNTVFELNDLEVSNEGCLLPKSVLNHLRQDAILELQDIRVKRHEENIKTGEENWTGTNISQTLDEKKDARIWVRTNSLRHIKEAVSQGIKGFIFGGDSFDHVPVKMDDYMKAAEFCRNNDAEIIFATPRVVRDKYEKQASRRFLKILENVRPDGILVEFLGALEWLKDLHDGIPVYAGSSLNIFNSEAADTLTRWGFSGVLLSQELTIPQIRGIRRESRIPLAVYAYGRTELMVSEYCVINSVCGDIDKSHCPGYCQQKRYFLKDDTGRLFPVRTDEWCHMHIQNSSVLDMRPYISQLAESGINALCLDFRGIDESVSDVCSDYVQILNGNKMPPDPSERGNSRKISRGHFFKGVL; encoded by the coding sequence ATGGAATTATTAGCACCTGCTGGCTCACCAGAACATTTAATAGCTGCCTTGGATGGAGGCGCTGATGCGGTTTATCTTGGAGGAAAGAGTTTTAGTGCGCGTAAATTTGCAGGTAATTTCTCTCCTGAAGAAATGCAGGATGCCGTTCGTCTGGCTCATACCAGAGGAGTGGCTGTCTATGTCACTCTGAATACACTGATCGGTGATATTGAAATGGAGTCATTGAAAGAATATCTGGTATTCCTTAGCTCCATTAATATTGATGGCTTGTTAATACAGGATCTCGGCTGTATTGATCTTATAAAGGAGCTGGCGCCTAATATTCCGCTTCATGCCAGCACGCAGATGACGGTTTCCAATTTGGCCGGTGTAAAGTTTCTTGAATCTTTAGGCTTCAAGCGCGTCGTTTTATCGCGTGAATTGTCACTTACGGAAATCAGGAATATTGTTTCTTCCTGCAGTGTCGAGATTGAAGTGTTTATTCATGGTGCGCTCTGCGTCTGCTATTCCGGACAGTGCCTGATGAGCAGCTTTAGCGGCGGACGGAGCGGAAACAGGGGAGCCTGTGCCCAGCCGTGCAGAAAACCTTATGAACTTGTTGATCTTTCCGGACAGACCATCAACAAGGAAAAGGGCAGGTATATATTGAGCCTGAAAGATTTGATTGGCCTGGATTCCGTTCCTCAGCTGCTGGATGCAGGGGTTAAGTCTTTGAAGATCGAAGGACGCATGAAAAGTCCGGAATATGTGTATAACACAGTCTCTGCGTACAGAAAAGCAATTGATGCGGCTGAGGAAGGTGCTGTATTTAAAGATCACGGCAAAGAAGTCATTCGTCTTAAATCAGAGTTTAACCGCGGATATACGACTGGTTATCTGGATGATGATATCAGCGCTGACATGGTAACAGAATTTGCACCGGGAAATCGTGGCATTGAAGCCGGAGTCGTAAGGAATATCCATCATGATGAATTTGAGTTTGCATCTGCAGCTGATATAAGAAGACAATCTGCTACCGGCATTACATTTATTTCGAATAAAAGAACAATTGAATTTGTTCCGATGAAAAATGTATACAGAAAAGGTCGCGGGATCTATCAGGTCAAAACAAAGATAAGACCCATGACGAAGGGGCAGGTCTTTTGGATTTTGGATCCGGAAAAAAATACCTACACATTAAAGGATATGGATCAAAAGATATTAATAGATGCTTCTTTGTCTGCCAAGCCGGACAGAAATGTGGAATTAATTATTCGTGATCAGGACGGCAATGTTGCCAAAATTACGTCCTCTTATATTGCCCAAACCGCAATGCATGGTGCTACACAGGACAGCATCGTCCGGGAACAGTTATCCAGGCTCGGAAATACGGTGTTCGAATTAAATGACCTGGAAGTCAGCAATGAGGGATGTCTGCTGCCTAAAAGTGTCTTGAACCATTTGAGACAGGACGCAATTCTTGAATTGCAGGATATCAGGGTAAAAAGGCATGAAGAGAATATAAAGACCGGTGAAGAAAACTGGACCGGTACAAATATTTCACAAACCCTGGATGAAAAGAAGGATGCCCGGATCTGGGTAAGAACAAATTCCCTGCGGCATATAAAGGAAGCTGTTTCGCAGGGAATAAAAGGCTTTATTTTCGGCGGCGATTCCTTTGATCATGTACCAGTGAAGATGGATGATTATATGAAGGCTGCTGAATTCTGCAGGAATAATGATGCTGAGATTATCTTTGCTACACCGAGAGTTGTCAGAGATAAATACGAAAAGCAGGCTTCCCGGAGATTTCTAAAAATATTGGAAAATGTAAGGCCGGATGGAATTCTGGTTGAATTCTTGGGAGCCCTTGAATGGCTTAAGGATTTACATGACGGGATACCGGTATATGCCGGATCTTCATTGAATATATTTAACAGCGAAGCAGCAGATACATTGACACGATGGGGATTCAGCGGCGTATTGCTGTCCCAGGAACTGACGATACCCCAGATCAGAGGAATCAGAAGGGAAAGCAGGATACCTTTGGCCGTCTATGCGTATGGACGCACAGAATTAATGGTGTCAGAATATTGTGTGATCAACTCAGTTTGCGGAGATATCGATAAATCCCATTGTCCGGGATATTGCCAGCAGAAACGCTACTTTCTTAAGGACGATACGGGAAGGCTGTTCCCCGTGAGAACTGATGAATGGTGCCATATGCATATCCAGAATTCAAGTGTTTTGGATATGAGACCGTATATTTCACAGCTTGCAGAGAGCGGAATTAACGCATTATGTCTGGATTTCAGGGGCATTGATGAATCTGTAAGCGATGTGTGCAGTGATTATGTGCAAATACTGAATGGCAATAAAATGCCGCCAGATCCTTCAGAGAGAGGAAACAGCCGTAAGATAAGCCGTGGTCACTTTTTCAAAGGAGTGTTGTAA
- a CDS encoding DegV family protein — protein sequence MIHFLLDSTSAIPESYLEQHENVHVVPLTISINQEYIPESDVTIEKVIECSERDKKTVPTSQPSTGDFLQAFSNVPEEDPVIVLCLTSAVSGTYNGAVLAARQSGRKNICVLDSRTTAIGMLQLLEDGIELAQSNLAFDEVCKKLFDLTFHMRTEFTVDTLDYLYRGGRIGKAASLIGGILKIRPVIYLNPNNEVDVLAKVRTEKKAIASMVKYLEENSPCKRIGVVHIENEEGGKSLQAKLQELYPENEVTLTTGTPVLASYLGPGLLGIIFESAK from the coding sequence ATGATACATTTTTTGTTAGACAGCACCTCTGCCATTCCTGAAAGTTATCTAGAACAACATGAAAACGTACATGTCGTTCCCCTGACTATTTCTATCAATCAGGAATATATACCTGAAAGCGATGTAACAATAGAAAAGGTCATTGAATGTTCAGAACGTGACAAGAAAACCGTACCGACAAGTCAGCCGAGCACCGGTGATTTTCTTCAGGCTTTTTCAAATGTACCGGAAGAAGATCCTGTCATCGTCCTGTGCTTAACGTCTGCAGTAAGCGGAACCTATAATGGGGCTGTTTTAGCTGCCAGACAGTCCGGACGCAAAAATATCTGCGTGCTTGACTCCAGGACGACTGCCATTGGAATGCTCCAGCTTCTTGAGGATGGTATAGAACTCGCACAGAGCAATCTGGCTTTTGATGAAGTATGCAAGAAGCTTTTTGATTTGACATTCCACATGCGGACTGAATTTACAGTAGATACTTTAGATTATTTATACAGAGGCGGGCGTATTGGCAAGGCAGCAAGCCTTATAGGCGGTATCCTGAAGATTCGTCCTGTTATCTATTTGAATCCAAATAACGAAGTGGATGTTTTAGCTAAGGTTCGTACTGAGAAAAAAGCGATTGCATCCATGGTGAAGTATTTGGAAGAAAATTCCCCTTGCAAGAGAATCGGAGTTGTACATATTGAAAACGAGGAGGGGGGAAAATCCCTGCAGGCTAAACTGCAAGAGTTATATCCCGAAAATGAGGTAACTCTTACGACCGGGACGCCGGTTCTGGCGTCGTATCTTGGGCCTGGGCTGCTGGGTATTATTTTTGAAAGTGCCAAATAA
- a CDS encoding endonuclease MutS2, whose amino-acid sequence MEQDVLNILDFDQIRSKLVELAPSTMAKIMASELTPSSMPEIIDQKLTETEEAVILLQREVSSPLGETHDIRKIIEKAQKDIILLSNEFIDLNSSLLTYKSMNLYFAGERHLRYPVLEEISRLIEPLDRLTDRIGRVFDEHGEVKDSASPRLSQIRSQKDRIKSRIRHFFQQILVNKDYSTYFQDSIITQRDGRYVVPVKEEYRYKFKGIVHDRSSTGQTLFMEPMESIQLNNDLAELSVEESQEIQTILKNLTDNVKKNVNVISKDFKVVSELEFILTRAKLALNMKGVRAVYSPKGILDLKNARHPLIPEKSVVPVSLTLGKDFNILIITGSNAGGKTIAMKTAGLLSVMNQCGLFIPADEGSTLPVYKHIYAIIGDDQSIQYNLSTFSSYVTQLSDILKNVNSNDLVLLDELGSGTDPIEGASLAQSITEFLNDRNVSSLITSHFNEMKKLAYETEGLENAFVEFDEITLVPTYHLVIGMAGSSNAFNICKRLGIPDGIIERAEDLKKMSPLNNMEEVMAKLNAQSRELSKERTNLQNQMKEIGSLKDKLLEESDKFTAKRESILAKTREESENIKRNLRIQSEIIIKDLKKNAAEIERGNVNNIASSARNKIDGLKMPKNHQKREPIDPKALKVGQRVFIDTLDSDGVIKNVSGSQISVQCGKLKVSVSASHCFKPLTKENNAPKSGIEARHIRRQHQTSSVNTVHTSLNVIGKTVSEAIPEVDRFLNDCFMAGVSFAHIIHGKGTGSLRRGIHEHLRTLNFIKEFHEADAKNGGAGATDVYF is encoded by the coding sequence TTGGAGCAGGATGTATTAAACATCTTAGATTTTGATCAGATACGCAGCAAATTAGTAGAACTAGCCCCATCAACCATGGCTAAAATAATGGCATCCGAATTAACGCCGTCATCAATGCCCGAAATTATCGATCAAAAACTTACGGAAACGGAAGAGGCAGTCATACTGCTTCAAAGAGAAGTGTCTTCTCCATTGGGAGAAACACATGATATAAGAAAGATCATAGAGAAAGCACAAAAAGATATTATCCTGCTTTCTAATGAATTCATCGATTTGAACTCATCCCTTCTGACGTATAAGAGCATGAATTTGTACTTCGCAGGGGAAAGACATTTGAGGTATCCGGTCTTAGAGGAAATCTCACGGCTCATTGAGCCATTGGATCGTCTTACTGACCGCATTGGAAGGGTGTTTGATGAGCATGGGGAAGTGAAGGACTCGGCTTCTCCAAGACTGTCCCAGATACGTTCCCAAAAGGATCGTATTAAGTCAAGAATCAGGCACTTCTTCCAGCAGATTCTTGTAAATAAAGATTATTCCACTTACTTCCAGGATTCCATTATTACACAAAGAGACGGCAGATATGTTGTCCCCGTAAAGGAAGAATACCGGTATAAATTTAAAGGGATTGTTCATGACAGGTCCTCAACCGGACAAACTCTTTTTATGGAACCGATGGAATCGATCCAGTTAAATAATGATCTTGCAGAACTTTCTGTGGAAGAGTCTCAGGAAATTCAGACGATTCTGAAGAATCTGACCGATAATGTAAAAAAGAATGTAAATGTTATCAGCAAGGATTTCAAAGTTGTTTCTGAACTGGAATTTATCCTGACACGAGCTAAACTAGCATTGAATATGAAGGGTGTAAGGGCGGTATACTCACCGAAGGGAATACTGGACTTAAAAAATGCACGTCATCCCTTGATTCCTGAAAAGTCAGTTGTACCGGTTTCTCTGACACTTGGAAAGGATTTCAACATACTTATTATTACCGGATCCAATGCCGGCGGCAAAACTATCGCGATGAAAACTGCCGGACTGCTTTCCGTCATGAACCAATGCGGCCTTTTCATACCAGCCGATGAGGGTTCAACGCTTCCCGTATACAAGCATATTTATGCCATCATAGGTGATGATCAGAGCATTCAGTATAACTTATCAACCTTTTCAAGTTATGTAACGCAGCTTTCAGATATTTTGAAGAATGTCAATTCGAATGATTTAGTCCTTTTGGATGAATTGGGATCCGGGACTGATCCGATTGAAGGCGCATCTTTGGCACAGTCGATTACTGAATTCTTAAATGACAGGAATGTATCGTCTCTTATTACATCTCATTTTAATGAAATGAAAAAATTGGCATATGAGACAGAGGGATTGGAAAATGCTTTTGTTGAGTTTGATGAAATCACTCTTGTGCCTACCTACCATCTGGTAATAGGGATGGCGGGGAGCAGCAATGCTTTCAATATCTGCAAAAGATTGGGGATTCCTGATGGGATTATAGAAAGAGCTGAAGATTTAAAGAAAATGTCACCTTTAAATAACATGGAAGAGGTAATGGCCAAGCTTAATGCCCAAAGCAGGGAATTATCAAAAGAGCGTACCAATCTTCAGAATCAAATGAAAGAAATCGGGAGTTTGAAAGACAAGCTGTTAGAGGAAAGCGATAAATTCACTGCCAAACGTGAAAGCATATTGGCTAAAACAAGGGAAGAATCCGAGAACATCAAACGAAATCTCAGGATTCAGTCTGAAATCATTATTAAAGATTTGAAAAAGAATGCTGCAGAAATCGAGAGAGGAAACGTTAATAATATCGCTTCTTCAGCAAGAAATAAAATAGATGGGCTGAAAATGCCTAAGAATCATCAGAAGAGAGAGCCGATTGACCCCAAGGCATTAAAGGTCGGGCAGCGTGTCTTTATAGATACGCTCGATAGCGATGGTGTAATAAAGAATGTTTCGGGCAGCCAGATCAGTGTACAATGCGGGAAGTTGAAGGTCAGCGTATCAGCGTCTCATTGCTTTAAACCGCTCACGAAAGAGAACAATGCTCCCAAATCCGGTATTGAAGCCAGGCATATACGCAGGCAGCACCAGACATCTTCTGTTAATACAGTTCACACATCCCTGAATGTAATAGGAAAGACAGTCAGTGAAGCAATTCCGGAAGTGGACCGCTTCCTTAATGACTGCTTTATGGCAGGCGTATCTTTTGCTCACATTATTCATGGTAAAGGGACCGGAAGTTTGCGAAGGGGTATACATGAGCATTTAAGGACACTGAATTTCATCAAGGAATTCCATGAAGCAGATGCTAAAAATGGCGGTGCCGGTGCTACAGATGTCTATTTTTAA
- a CDS encoding DAK2 domain-containing protein: MGAKVMYTTIDSVYFKNMLIGAYQLFQQKYEILNQLNVFPVPDGDTGNNMLNTLKSMYSMIADVDPSEPIGIMAEKASAGAIMGARGNSGVILSQIIHGISRGLHGKTTASCGQMSKAFQYGILYAYRSVTKPVEGTILSVARGIAKGTREVIRTETDFSKILEASITCGNEALAKTPEQLQILKDANVVDAGGQGLIFFLMGCLNGLTGKVEKIDIEVKPVISRLEAKGEQFSIEYPYCTEFIISPCKLPAKEVRKRLEAWGESMIVAEGDNLIKVHIHAQRPGHVLDMAADWGTLHDIKCDNMIDQFHKNKDKQKVIAKKKLGVLAVVSGNGWKELYEKLHCDVISGGQSMNPSVQEISLGIENGHYEKYIVLPNNKNIILAAQQLQKMLGDKVNIIPSSNPMEGLAAAMEFSEDASVEENMENMSDRMKEIHSASITTAVRDSVVGKTVIHKDDYMGLVKDHEVVATNDLHDCLEKTIGNITTENTEIITVYYGDELTEERCNKEIELVQKDYPDLTFEIYNGGQPLYPMLLSAE, from the coding sequence ATGGGGGCCAAAGTTATGTATACTACAATTGATAGTGTTTATTTTAAAAATATGTTGATAGGTGCATATCAGTTGTTCCAGCAAAAATATGAAATTCTGAATCAGCTGAATGTATTTCCTGTACCAGATGGAGATACGGGAAATAACATGCTTAATACACTTAAGTCCATGTACAGCATGATTGCTGACGTGGATCCAAGTGAACCAATCGGCATTATGGCGGAAAAAGCGTCTGCCGGCGCTATTATGGGCGCAAGAGGAAATTCCGGCGTTATCCTGTCCCAGATTATTCATGGAATCAGCAGGGGACTGCATGGCAAGACAACTGCGTCCTGCGGGCAGATGAGCAAGGCATTCCAGTATGGAATACTTTATGCATACAGATCTGTCACAAAACCGGTTGAGGGTACAATCCTTTCTGTAGCCAGAGGAATTGCCAAGGGTACAAGGGAAGTCATCCGTACAGAAACTGATTTCAGCAAGATTCTGGAAGCTTCCATCACCTGCGGGAATGAAGCCCTGGCCAAGACACCTGAACAGCTTCAGATACTGAAGGATGCAAATGTTGTCGATGCAGGCGGACAGGGACTGATATTCTTCTTGATGGGATGCCTTAATGGATTGACAGGAAAAGTAGAGAAAATTGATATTGAAGTAAAACCTGTCATCAGCAGACTGGAAGCCAAGGGTGAGCAGTTCTCCATTGAATATCCATACTGCACGGAGTTTATCATCAGTCCATGCAAACTGCCGGCTAAAGAGGTCAGAAAGAGACTGGAAGCCTGGGGCGAGTCTATGATTGTGGCTGAGGGCGATAATCTTATTAAAGTCCATATTCATGCACAGCGTCCGGGCCATGTACTTGATATGGCTGCTGACTGGGGAACGCTGCATGATATCAAATGCGACAATATGATAGACCAGTTCCATAAGAATAAGGATAAACAGAAAGTCATTGCTAAAAAGAAGCTGGGCGTCCTTGCTGTTGTCAGCGGAAACGGCTGGAAAGAACTGTATGAGAAGCTGCATTGCGATGTCATCTCCGGCGGGCAGTCGATGAACCCATCCGTTCAGGAAATCAGCCTGGGAATTGAAAATGGCCATTACGAAAAATATATTGTTCTTCCAAACAATAAAAATATCATTTTGGCAGCCCAGCAGCTCCAGAAAATGCTCGGCGATAAGGTGAATATAATTCCGTCCAGCAATCCTATGGAAGGGCTTGCAGCTGCCATGGAATTTTCTGAAGATGCATCTGTCGAAGAAAATATGGAAAACATGTCGGACAGGATGAAGGAAATCCACAGCGCATCGATAACCACTGCGGTAAGAGACAGTGTTGTTGGAAAAACAGTCATCCATAAAGATGATTACATGGGACTTGTTAAGGATCACGAAGTAGTGGCAACCAATGATCTTCACGACTGCCTCGAGAAGACAATTGGAAATATCACGACTGAGAATACGGAAATTATAACGGTCTATTATGGGGATGAATTGACGGAAGAGCGCTGCAATAAGGAAATAGAGCTTGTCCAGAAAGACTATCCGGATTTGACCTTTGAAATTTATAATGGCGGTCAGCCGCTTTATCCGATGCTCTTATCTGCGGAATAA